A window of Variovorax sp. HW608 genomic DNA:
GATCGCACCGAAGCCCTCCCCGGCGGACAGCCGGTTCAGCTCGGCCGACATCGATGCGGTTCTGGCGCGCTACAACCAGGTGCTCGACATCAGCCGCGACGATCTCGAATCGCTGATCCGCCAGACCGAGGTCGAGTCATGGCACCGCCGGCTCGGCACCGTGCATTGCACCGACATCATGTCGCGCGACCTGGCCTACGTGGAGTTCGGCACCCCGCTGCAGGAAGCCTGGACGCTGATGCACGAGCGGCGCATCAAGGCGCTGCCGGTGGTCGACCGCACCCGGCGCATGGTCGGGATCATCACGCAGGCGGACTTCTTCCGGCACATCGACCTGCAGCATCACGAAGGCATCGGCGGACGGCTGCGCGATTTCATCCGCGCCACGCGCACCGTGATGTCGAGCAAACCCGAGGTGGTCGGCCAGATCATGACCCGGCAGGTCCGCGTGGCGAGCGAGGAGCGGCCGCTCGCCGAGCTGGTGCCGCTCTTCTCGGAAGGCGGCCACCATCACATTCCGATCATCGACGCCGACCGGCGACTGGTCGGCATGATCACGCAGTCCGATTTCGTGCGCGCGCTGTATCGGGCCGTGGGGCCTGAGGCCTGACCGGCCAGTAGTCCGGGTCGGCGAAGCGCTCCACCAGCAGGTCGAGCAGCAGGCGCAGCGCCGCCGGCATCTGCCGCCGCGATCCATACAGGCCGTAGACGCCGAGCGGCTGCGGCACGGCCTCGGGCAGCAGCGCCACGAGCCGCCCTTGCGCAATCAAGCTTTTCGCCGCATAGACGGGCTGCATGGCAATGCCCGCGCCTTCGGCCGCCGCCGCGAGCAGCACGTTCGATTCATTGGCGCTGAGGTTGCCGCTGACCGGCACGGCCAATCGCTCGCCCGCGAGATCGAATTCCCACAGGCTCTTGCCGAAGTACGAGTAGGTCAGGCAGTTGTGGGTCGCCAGGTCCTGCACCCGATGCGGCCTGCCATGCACGGCCAGATAGTCCGGAGAGGCGCAGATCACCGAATCGCACCGGCCCAGCGGCCGTGCGATCAGGTTCGGGTCGAGGTCGTTGGTGATGCGGATGGCGAGGTCGATCCGCTCCTCGACGAGATTCACCGATCGCGCCCCGATCTGCAGATCGATCGCCACCAGCGGATGGCGGCGCAGGAAATCGGCCACCGTGGCGGCCAGCACATCCTGCGCGAGCGACTGCGAACAGGCGACGCGCAGCAGCCCGCGCGGCGCTTCGGCCGCCTCGTTGCAAGCGACGACCATCTCGCCAGCCAGTTCCAGCATGCGGCGGCAACGCGCGAGGGTCTCGCGCCCGGGTTCGGTCAGGCTCAGCCGGCGCGTCGTGCGGTGCAACAGGCGCGCGCCGGCCCACTCCTCCATCTGCGCCAGATAGCGCGTGACCATCGCGCGCGACATGTCCAGCGCCTCGGCGGCGGCGGTCATGCTGCCTTTTTCGGCAATAGAGACAAAGACTTCTGCGGCGGTCACGCGGTCCATATTCGATCGAATCGAGCAACAAACCTGCCCATCCTACGGCGTTTTTCGATCGAACCGGGAAACATACGATCACGGCCATGACCGAAAAGTCCCCTTCCCGCCGCGCGACGCTTCACTACGTCTTCGACCCGCTCTGTGGCTGGTGCTATGCGGCCACGCCGCTGGTCGACGCGGCCCGCGCCATCCCCGGGCTGAAGATCGAGCTCCACGGCGGCGGGATGATGACCGGCCCCAACCGCCGCCCCATCACCCCGGAATGGCGCAGCTACGTGATGCCCCACGACCGCCGGATCGCCGAGCTCAGCGGGCAGCCCTTCGGCGCCGCCTACTTCGATGGCCTGCTCAACGATGGCGGCGCGATGCTCGATTCCACCCCGCCCCTGACCGCGGTGCTGGCGGCGCAAGCCGTGGCCGACCGGGGGCTCGACATGCTGAGCCGGGTGCAGCAAGCCCACTACGTCGAAGGGCGCCGCATCGCCGAGCGGCCCGTCCTGCACGATCTGGCGGCGGACATCGGCCTGGCACCGACCGCCTTCGCCACCGCCTTCGACGAGCTGACGGGCGAGACCATCCATCGGCACGTCGTCCACAGCCGCCAGTGGCTCGCGAGAGCGGGCGGCCAGGGCTTCCCCACCTTCGCGCTGGAAACGCCCGCCGCGCAGGTCACGCCCGTGGAGGCCGGGCGCTTTCTCGGCCGGCCCGACGCCTGGGCCGCGCAGCTCGAACGGCTGATCGCGCAGGCCGCCTGACCCATCCCCCACATTTCTTCTTCAATCTTCAATCTCTGAAAGGGAGTTCACCATGAAGATCGCCATCCTCGGCATTTCGGGCCGCGTCGGTTCGCGGATCGCCAACGAGTTGCTTCAACGGGGCCACTCCGTGACCGGCATCGCGCGCAAGATCGAAGGCGTGGCCGAGCGCCCCAAGCTCACCCTGAAGGCGGCCGATGCCACCTCGGTCGATGCGCTGGTGCCGCTGCTCGGCGGCCACGATGCGGTGATCAGCGCCACCCGCTTCGTCGGCGGCATCGATGCGGCGACGCTCGTCGCCGCCGCGAAGAAG
This region includes:
- a CDS encoding LysR family transcriptional regulator; translated protein: MDRVTAAEVFVSIAEKGSMTAAAEALDMSRAMVTRYLAQMEEWAGARLLHRTTRRLSLTEPGRETLARCRRMLELAGEMVVACNEAAEAPRGLLRVACSQSLAQDVLAATVADFLRRHPLVAIDLQIGARSVNLVEERIDLAIRITNDLDPNLIARPLGRCDSVICASPDYLAVHGRPHRVQDLATHNCLTYSYFGKSLWEFDLAGERLAVPVSGNLSANESNVLLAAAAEGAGIAMQPVYAAKSLIAQGRLVALLPEAVPQPLGVYGLYGSRRQMPAALRLLLDLLVERFADPDYWPVRPQAPRPDTARARNRTA
- a CDS encoding DsbA family protein produces the protein MTEKSPSRRATLHYVFDPLCGWCYAATPLVDAARAIPGLKIELHGGGMMTGPNRRPITPEWRSYVMPHDRRIAELSGQPFGAAYFDGLLNDGGAMLDSTPPLTAVLAAQAVADRGLDMLSRVQQAHYVEGRRIAERPVLHDLAADIGLAPTAFATAFDELTGETIHRHVVHSRQWLARAGGQGFPTFALETPAAQVTPVEAGRFLGRPDAWAAQLERLIAQAA
- a CDS encoding HPP family protein — translated: MRFETLSDFARAWIPGPTSANAQERLRATLGAAVGLLFTALICHWITGISSSAAWLIAPMGASAVLVFALPASPLAQPWPVIGGNTIAALVGIACVNWLPGGVWLDAFATALAIGVMFSLRCLHPPGGAAALLIVLTHTTQFSFALFPTLANSVLLVLAGVVYNTLTGRRYPHVQIAPKPSPADSRFSSADIDAVLARYNQVLDISRDDLESLIRQTEVESWHRRLGTVHCTDIMSRDLAYVEFGTPLQEAWTLMHERRIKALPVVDRTRRMVGIITQADFFRHIDLQHHEGIGGRLRDFIRATRTVMSSKPEVVGQIMTRQVRVASEERPLAELVPLFSEGGHHHIPIIDADRRLVGMITQSDFVRALYRAVGPEA